The genomic region TCGTCGTTGTCctttcacaaaaatattgaacagAATGGGCAAAGGTTATTTCTATTATTGCAGTCACATGCAGGTGGTAACCCTCGTTCAAAACTCTATTGATGCATTCTAACATGGTGGTGACCCCttcaagactgaattccatttcATTACCTTTCCTTTCCCATGGTTTATGGTCTTCAAGGAAACTTAACTCCAAAGTCATACACCTattttctcgtcctgcaactagaatttcatggcctgTTATTTCTAACATGcttcatattttccaataacaggttgctgcaaatgatataagtgatcacaaggaaaaatattttctttcttagtgatgtcaaatattacttgtatttctttccatccttcatgGCATCTAAGTTTTTTATGTTATCAATCCTAATCTCatgaggagttaaagcttttaataattctttctcctttcctttatAGCCTGTAATCTTATCTTCCGAAAAGGACATTcgactactaaactcagttctagagctaagtgttctaTCTAAAATTGGGTGATCTTTCatgatgatatcaacaccGCCTATTCTCGGTATCTtaataggatctggtgtcattaccttggcgaattccttgaaaattttaggaatcTCAACATACTCTTTTCTAAGAAACAAATCCGAATGATGTGTATTGGAAAGGGCAATATgcaattctataagttatagaatatagtctatttccttcttttattagatcttttcttttaaaatcttgatgaagggttaagactctactaaaatcttggtctgtaaggttgtatgcaatcctaaaataaatgtcaaacatcaattttcctgcatacagattttctatcattgttccaaaacaaccatctcttaagttatcGATTGTTCTATCCATTatcgataaatatatttttgaatcaattccttccttaaaagtcacttttattactatttcaatAGTCCCTATGTGGatcaatttcaagaattccttctttaagaattaattgcatctccatcacattaccattaagttccataggtataaAAAACTTACATGAGCCCAAGCTGAAACATGTTAAGAAAGAAGTTGTGTTGAACTTTGGAGACCcattttttcagatttttttgggtgaactccatttgatttttaagttctgtttttttttctaaaccaaaataaattcgaaaaaatttcaattttgaaatcgAACAATAACATTGGAAGTTTGGACCTCTCCAGCAAAAAATTCTCCAACAGCGGAAGATTAGTGTTAGGGCAAATTCTATAATTTGGGCAAACTTTTTGCTGtcactttaaatttaaaaaataaggattGAAACGTTATTTTGCTATAAAAAATGACAAGGAACCATCAAAgtaaacacaataaaaaattagtggaAATAAACACCTTACAATTAATAccaaactttttaattatttatttagtaaaagacaatcatatcatttatttaatactgaactttttaaaattaatttagtaaaagataattaattattttattatctaaaattttacaaatattaatttaaaattaaaaattatctaataatatCTCTCGTATCaaacaattataaatgatatttgtTGAACAacgattaattttaaaaaatattcatatttttataaacaataaaatagtACTTATAATCATGATAAGTTTCAAAAGgttgattgtaatttattgtgaaagaaagagaaattgGTAAATTGCCCTAAAACCCTCCTTTCTTCCATGCGAGGTTCTTGATCTTGCTCCTTATGATCTTCCGttgttgatttaaaaaataatggtaaTAGTGCGAAACCCCATGAAATGAATAATGAATGATGCATTTCTGTTGCTGGAACCTTCTCCACTCTTCTCCTTTATTCCCAGCAGCAGAAAATATTGCTGGCTACTCTGCCCTTCAAATCGCGCTCCGCTCAACCCCACCCCACCGAAGCAGCAATGGCTGTAGAAGCTGCAGATGCTGCTACCCCGGAATTGGCTCTTGCCGACACTGAGATCAACTGGGATaggtaattataactacaaccACGGTTTTTTTATGCATGCTTCTCCTATCTGCCTACTGTTATCATCTTTTACTTCTTCATTATCGCCGTTTTGCTTTGCTTATCCTAGTGTTTCGGCACGAAGTTTCCTGTGACGGACCATCTTGATTtgtcttttttggttttcccCGTCCAGAAAATAATTGCTGCTGCCCATTAGTAACCAGGATTTTCTGCTAAGTGCGGGGGAgcgatgtaatttttcttataaaagcAGATttggatataattaattattttagatatCAAGGTAAAAATTAATGTGATCTTGTAGTAAAGATGGAGAAGCTGCTATACATGGATACGCATAAATTTTGTAGTTAAGCTGCCGAAGCTGTGATTATATTGACAGAATCCAGAAATGATCACCTAAAAACTACTGATAACGACTCCCGGCTCCTGTGGTTGCTGGGAGAATGTTAAGGTTGTGAAAGTGGATTAGTTTTACTTTGCCAATGAAAATTAGCTTTTCTCATTTAATACAGCAATCCCTTTGGCCCTGACCTTCTTGAGAAAATGTGCCGAGACTGCATTTGTAACTGTGAGCTCTAACATCCACTTTAAATTCGAATGATGATGACTCATTGTGCTGTTTGAATAAGTCTGCCTTTTCTTCAGGTTCTCTGCTCTGTGATACGAGGCATCTTTCTCCCAGATGGAATAGTTTCTTGTTTTGGCCTTTTTGATTTAgttcttttcatattatttttctgtgaCACGCATATGCCTCTTACTGAGTGATCAGCCAGCAGCATGACAATCTAGTCATGAAATGTGATGGCTTGTTGATTTGTGTGTGCCATAACTGTAGGTTGGATAAAACGAGGTTTCATGTCATTGGAGCTATTCTATTTACTGCACAGTCAGCTTTAATACACCCTACAGCAGTTGTGAAGACGAGAATGCAAGTAGCTGGATCTAGCTTATCTCAGATGACTGGATTATCTGTTTTCAGACACATTATTAGGAGGGATGGTATTCCTGGTATTTTTAGAGGCTTTGGCACATCGGCCATTGGATCGCTGCCTGGTCGAGTCCTGGCTTTAACTTCACTTGAAGTTTCAAAGGATATGACGCTGAAATATACTGAAGGCTTGAATGTCCCGGAAGCAACACGAATTGGTATTGCAAATGGAGTCGCAGGAATGGTTTCAAACCTAGTTTCCTGTGTATATTTTGTTCCATTGGATGTGGTGGGTATTCTCATCTTACCATTTTACATGCTGGGTATTATTAATTCTTCCATATGGTTGCGAGTGTATGTTTGGAATCCAGTAAATCTTATTCTATAAAGCAGAGCAGATAGATCTGATAGCTAGTAATACATTGTCCCAGGAAAAATCTCTGCACAAGTCTATTTTTGAGAACTGATGGCTCCTATAGTATATTTATGAACAGATGTGTCTCTTCTGTTCAGaatttacacacacacacatatataatacatattaaGACTGGCCTGATCTTTGTACATGCATGTAATCACATACATAGTTGTAGTGGCTGATACAACAGGAGTAGCAGTTTTCTAATACTTCCCCAAGAACTATTTTAATACTTAGCAGAGAATTCTATGTAAAACACTGTTGACTACTTCCCTCTTGATCCAAACTTTAAAATCATTCACTCCTTTCCAGATCTGCCAGAGGTTGATGGTTCAAGGGCTTCCAGGGACCAAATCTTGCAATGGTCCATTTGATGTTGTAAGCAAGGTGATAAAAGCTGAAGGATTTCGTGGCATGTATAGAGGTTTTGGACTAACAGCTATAACACAGTCACCCGCATCAGCACTTTGGTGGGGTGCCTATGGTGCCGCCCAACACATCATTTGGAGGTAAACCTGTTGTCATAATCAGAGTCATAGTGGCATCTGATACTAAAAGAGTTCTACCATGTCTGGTTGGTTCGCTCTGATAAATTTGCCTTATGACCTTAGGAGTGTGGGCTATAGGGATGATTTAGAAAGGAAACCATCTCATGTAGAAATGGNNNNNNNNNNGCTTGTTCTTCAGTCATTACTACTCCTATAGATACTGTCAGGACTCGACTTCAGgtgatgaaa from Sesamum indicum cultivar Zhongzhi No. 13 linkage group LG3, S_indicum_v1.0, whole genome shotgun sequence harbors:
- the LOC105156816 gene encoding solute carrier family 25 member 44 (The sequence of the model RefSeq protein was modified relative to this genomic sequence to represent the inferred CDS: added 142 bases not found in genome assembly); protein product: MAVEAADAATPELALADTEINWDRLDKTRFHVIGAILFTAQSALIHPTAVVKTRMQVAGSSLSQMTGLSVFRHIIRRDGIPGIFRGFGTSAIGSLPGRVLALTSLEVSKDMTLKYTEGLNVPEATRIGIANGVAGMVSNLVSCVYFVPLDVICQRLMVQGLPGTKSCNGPFDVVSKVIKAEGFRGMYRGFGLTAITQSPASALWWGAYGAAQHIIWRSVGYRDDLERKPSHVEMVAVQATAGMVAGACSSVITTPIDTVRTRLQVIDDYGVGRPSVLKTAKTLLKEDGWRGFYRGFGPRFLNMSFYGTTMIVTYELIKRLSVKQA